Part of the Pseudomonadota bacterium genome is shown below.
GGTTGAAATATCAAGTGCTGTTTTTTCGAGATCAGAAAATCACTTCGGACCAATTTTTAAAATTTGCAAAAAAATGGGGCGGCATTCATGTCCATCCTTTTGTGAGAGGACTTCGCCGATATCCTGAAATACTTGAAGTTAAGAAAACTGAGACTGATACCTATACATTCGGTAATCGTTGGCACACTGACCAGATGTTTGCACCGCGGCCAGCAAAAGCAACCCTATTGTATGCAAAAGAAACCCCGACAGTCGGAGGGGACACTCTGTACGCAAATATGTATGACGCATACGAAGCCCTATCCCCGGGCATGAAAAAAATGCTTGAGCCAATTAGAACGTTTAATGTTGGTGACGGGAACAAACGCAGTGCCAAATATGGGAACCGTGAAAACCGTTACAAAGGCGCGAGTGCTAAACCAAAGGTGCCCCCAAAGGGGGTTAAAACAAACTCCCAACATCCTCTTGTTCGCACGCACCCAGAGACGGGAAGAAAGGCGCTTTATATAGGTGTGCATACGCAGGAATTGGTTGGGTTTTCTGGAGAGGAAGGAAATTTTTTAATTGACATGCTACGTAAGCACTGCACGAAAGAAGAGTTTATTGCGCGTTTTAAGTGGCAAAAAGATTCAATTGCAATCTGGGATAATCGTTGTCTACAACACTACGCCGTCTCGGATTATCCGGGTCAAAGGCGTCGCATGCATAGGATAACCATAAAAGGTGACAAACCCCGCTAGCAACATTGCGAGATAATATGATTAAAGAAAGACGCACCGAATATAAAACGCTGGATGTAGCCCCTTTAGCTGGTGCCATGGGAGGTGAAATTATAGGGGTCGACTTGTCGAGGCCCGTCAAACGTGAAGTGTTCCGCGATATTCATCAAGCTTGGCTCGACCATAGCATGATTTTCTTTCGCAATCAGGATTTATCTCCCACTGGTCTGGTGCGATTTGCCAGAAAGTGGGGTGCCATACACACCCACCCATTTATGCCTACAATGAGAGGCCATCCTGAAATATTGGAATTGATCAAGAACCCGAGTGATAAACGCAATTTTGGTAATTTATGGCATACTGATCAGAGCTTCGTCGCGAAACCAGCCAAAGCAACCATACTACACGCAATAGAAACACCTCCCGTTGGCGGCGATACAATGTATTCTAACATGTATCTGGCGTATGATGCGCTATCTACTGGGCTGAAGAAATTACTTGCTAATATTAGAGTTGAGAACACTGGTAACCGTAATAGAAGACGTGGCGGACAGGACAAGCGCGATCGATATAAAGGTCATAGCCATGTTAAACCCGTTAATCCACCACCTGAAATCGATACCAGAAGCCACCACCCCATAATACGCACTCACCCCGAGACCGGCCGCAAAGGGCTTTATATCAGCTCACACACTGAAGGATTTGCAGATTTCGAATTTGAGGAGTCGTTACCTATAATCGAGTTTTTATTAGAGCATATCAGACGTCCAGAATTTACTGCCCGTCTCCGCTGGCAGCCCGGTACAGTCGCAGTGTGGGATAATCGTTGTGTAATGCATTACGCAGTTAATGACTATCAAGGCCAGCGCCGTTGCATGCGAAGGATCACTATCAAAGGTGATAAACCACGGTAAAAAAGGTTATAATTATGCTAACTCTGCAACAGCCTGCCGTATGACTATATGCGCTTTATCCATAACCTGCGTTCGCCAATTGGAATCTATAGGGTAGAAGATTCTCCCGGTGTTTGTTCTAAGAAATGCTTGTAGAGAATATGTACCGAACTCCATAACTGCTGCACCTAATTGAACCGGGGGCAAGTTGGCAATTAGGCTTTGAGCAAATGGCCCGGGGGCCGCAACAGACAACGTGTTATCTAGTTCTGCTCTAGCACCAAACCAAAGTCTCGCGCACTTGCCTACTGATGTGTCCTTACCAGCACAAGCAATCACATCGCATTCTCCATAAAAACCCGGCCCGGTCCTTACATCGATCACACCTATTCGCTTGGCTCGAGAAAGATAACTGCCAATGAGAGTTCTAAGTTTTTTTTCCGGCGAAAGCTCGGCTTTCCGTTGTATAACCTGTTGCGGTTTTCGCAGTTTTTTACCAGTCCTAACAAATTCTTTATATCGGGTCTCCGCAGCGACTAAAAGAGCATCATTCCAATTGCTTTCAGAATTTGACAGTCTCTTTTTCGGTACAAATTTCCAGTTCGGTGCCACACTATGAATGAGTAGAATGGCAACCTTTCGGGGAAGCTCACGCCTAATAGCTCCTGCCAGGACACAACACTGTATTGCAGAGGCACAAAGGCCCTCACCCTCGCTGGCTCCTGGCGTTAGAACCAACACTGATGGCGCATCCGGAGAACCTATTCTAACAATATCGAGCACATAGCTCATGTCTCCTGTGTCGTCCATCGTCCAAATGTCAAGACCATTGGACTCGCATATACTGCGAAACTTTATTATCGCAGCTTCAGCTGTTTGCTCAAAAAAATTAGCAACTAATTCAGGCAAAACATGGACCCATCTGTGTCAATCGACAAAATGCTAAATCAAAAACCCAAACTTGAGAGCTAGACAGGCCTGGTGAACAACGGTTCGGCAGCAGCCAACCCAAGAGTGAGAGGTTTACTACCCAATTTAGAATAAACATACGCCAGTGATATTCATGTTCCCTAGCATTCTTAAATTCTCTGTCCAGTAAATTGGCCAACACGGGCGATTCTAAGAATGTTGGTTGCTCCCGGCGTTCCAAAAGGAACCCCAGCAGTTATTACAATACGATCTCCTATTTCAGCAAACCCATCAGAGAGCACTCGATCACTTGCAAACCTAACCATCTCTGAAAAATCACGGGCATCCTTGGTATGTACACTGTGGACACCCCACACTGCAGATAGCTTCCGTGCCGTCTCGACAGACGGAGTTAATCCTATTACCGGCACATCAGGCCTTTCACGCGCTGCACGGCGTGTCGTCGAACCAGATGTTGTGTATGTTACGATTGCCTTTGCAGAAAGGGTTTCCGCAACTTGATTTGCAGCTGCGCTGATGGCATCCGCCGCAGTCGCCTCTGGCACGACCCTATCAGCCTCGAGATAACGTCGGTATTGAGTGTCATTCTCGGTATGTTCGACGATCCTATTCATCATAGCAACAGACTCAATGGGATACCTGCCGGCTGCTGTCTCTGCCGAAAGCATCACTCCATCAGCACCGTCATAAACTGCTGTAGCTACATCTGATGCCTCTGCGCGGGTTGGCGTTGGGGCATTTATCATTGATTCTAGCATCTGTGTTGCAACAATTACAGGCTTGCCCATACGTCGAGATAAAGCAACAATTCGCTTCTGGAGGGCTGGAACCTCTTCAGGGGGCATCTCAACGCCCAAATCTCCGCGTGCTACCATCACCATATCCGACATTTCAACGAATTCTGTGAGATGTTGTATTGCGGCAGGCTTTTCAAATTTAGTTAATAATGCCGCTCTATTCTGAATCAGTTTTCTGGCGTCCGCTATATCTTGAGGCCGCTGTACAAATGATAAGGCACAAATATCAACCCCGTTATCAAGGCCGAAATTCATGTCGCGTAAATCCTTCTCCGTCAATGCTGATAACGGAAGTAATACGCCCGGAACGTTTACTCCCTTGCGATCCGAAAGACTGCCACCGACTATCACTTCAGTGTCGGCAAAATCCGGCCCACTTTCTTTGACCTTTAAACGAATTTTACCGTCATCAAGAAGAAGCTCCGTTGGCGCATTGAGTGCAGCAAAAATTTCAGCATGTGGAAGCGTTACCCGTTCCTCACTTCCTTGTTTGTTCTCTAATTCAAGCCGGAAAGCGTCACCTACATTGAGTTCAACGGCGCCCTTTGAGAACTGACCTATGCGCAGTTTTGGACCCTGCAGATCCATCATTATTGCAATAGGGCGGCCAGTTTCCTTCTCAATATCCCGGATGATTTCAATATTTGATTGCTTGTCCGCATGCGTCCCATGGCTGAAGTTTAGGCGAAATACATCAACTCCAGCCTGAAACAAGGCCCGAATAATCTCGGGCCTCTCAGAGGCTGGGCCAAGTGTGGCAACGATTTTTGTAAGGTGTTTGCGACGCATG
Proteins encoded:
- a CDS encoding DUF2817 domain-containing protein; this encodes MPELVANFFEQTAEAAIIKFRSICESNGLDIWTMDDTGDMSYVLDIVRIGSPDAPSVLVLTPGASEGEGLCASAIQCCVLAGAIRRELPRKVAILLIHSVAPNWKFVPKKRLSNSESNWNDALLVAAETRYKEFVRTGKKLRKPQQVIQRKAELSPEKKLRTLIGSYLSRAKRIGVIDVRTGPGFYGECDVIACAGKDTSVGKCARLWFGARAELDNTLSVAAPGPFAQSLIANLPPVQLGAAVMEFGTYSLQAFLRTNTGRIFYPIDSNWRTQVMDKAHIVIRQAVAELA
- the pyk gene encoding pyruvate kinase — translated: MRRKHLTKIVATLGPASERPEIIRALFQAGVDVFRLNFSHGTHADKQSNIEIIRDIEKETGRPIAIMMDLQGPKLRIGQFSKGAVELNVGDAFRLELENKQGSEERVTLPHAEIFAALNAPTELLLDDGKIRLKVKESGPDFADTEVIVGGSLSDRKGVNVPGVLLPLSALTEKDLRDMNFGLDNGVDICALSFVQRPQDIADARKLIQNRAALLTKFEKPAAIQHLTEFVEMSDMVMVARGDLGVEMPPEEVPALQKRIVALSRRMGKPVIVATQMLESMINAPTPTRAEASDVATAVYDGADGVMLSAETAAGRYPIESVAMMNRIVEHTENDTQYRRYLEADRVVPEATAADAISAAANQVAETLSAKAIVTYTTSGSTTRRAARERPDVPVIGLTPSVETARKLSAVWGVHSVHTKDARDFSEMVRFASDRVLSDGFAEIGDRIVITAGVPFGTPGATNILRIARVGQFTGQRI
- a CDS encoding TauD/TfdA family dioxygenase, encoding MIKERRTEYKTLDVAPLAGAMGGEIIGVDLSRPVKREVFRDIHQAWLDHSMIFFRNQDLSPTGLVRFARKWGAIHTHPFMPTMRGHPEILELIKNPSDKRNFGNLWHTDQSFVAKPAKATILHAIETPPVGGDTMYSNMYLAYDALSTGLKKLLANIRVENTGNRNRRRGGQDKRDRYKGHSHVKPVNPPPEIDTRSHHPIIRTHPETGRKGLYISSHTEGFADFEFEESLPIIEFLLEHIRRPEFTARLRWQPGTVAVWDNRCVMHYAVNDYQGQRRCMRRITIKGDKPR
- a CDS encoding TauD/TfdA family dioxygenase → MAYETISIEPIAGSCGAEVSGVNLAKPMNRKTFTEIYEAWLKYQVLFFRDQKITSDQFLKFAKKWGGIHVHPFVRGLRRYPEILEVKKTETDTYTFGNRWHTDQMFAPRPAKATLLYAKETPTVGGDTLYANMYDAYEALSPGMKKMLEPIRTFNVGDGNKRSAKYGNRENRYKGASAKPKVPPKGVKTNSQHPLVRTHPETGRKALYIGVHTQELVGFSGEEGNFLIDMLRKHCTKEEFIARFKWQKDSIAIWDNRCLQHYAVSDYPGQRRRMHRITIKGDKPR